One window of Candidatus Methylomirabilota bacterium genomic DNA carries:
- the lptC gene encoding LPS export ABC transporter periplasmic protein LptC, giving the protein MDRLARRILVVVALFVLIVAGILVARSRTASIEALGPRPSSADISLKEVQLQEESAGGGRWQLVADQVSVFDQEGRTALRRVTVHVQDRDRAWTIVGEEGDFFKDTKNLELRRNVVLTSDDGLRLETSVLRWQGTERRMWTDAPVKLVREGTVIDGTALDVRMADEATTVKGPVRATFGRGQGQ; this is encoded by the coding sequence ATGGATCGTCTAGCGCGCCGCATCCTAGTCGTCGTCGCCCTGTTCGTCCTGATCGTGGCGGGCATCCTCGTCGCCAGGAGCCGGACGGCCAGCATCGAAGCGCTCGGACCCCGGCCATCGAGCGCGGACATAAGCCTCAAAGAAGTCCAGCTTCAGGAGGAGTCCGCGGGTGGCGGGCGGTGGCAGCTCGTGGCGGATCAGGTCTCGGTGTTCGACCAGGAGGGGCGGACGGCTTTGCGCAGGGTCACGGTGCATGTCCAGGACCGGGATCGGGCCTGGACGATCGTCGGCGAGGAGGGGGACTTCTTCAAGGACACGAAGAACCTCGAGCTCCGCCGGAACGTGGTGCTGACGTCCGACGACGGGCTCCGGCTCGAGACGAGCGTGCTCCGCTGGCAGGGCACCGAGCGCCGGATGTGGACGGACGCACCGGTCAAACTCGTCCGCGAGGGGACGGTCATCGACGGCACTGCGCTCGACGTACGGATGGCCGACGAGGCCACCACGGTCAAGGGCCCGGTGCGGGCGACGTTCGGGCGCGGGCAGGGGCAGTGA
- the lptA gene encoding lipopolysaccharide transport periplasmic protein LptA — protein sequence MRRRALIGLGLLAAALGAAAAALAQTGPPPPATPPRSVEDRNQPVTVDADRMERFGKESLVIFIGNVVARQNNSVQYADRMEVYLDEKGDRILRTVSSGNVRIVTKDCRTGTAKRAEYFDLEQRMVLIGNARVWQEDNVVSGDTITIFLSQDRSIVQGGRQERVKAVFYQKEQAKPADSTTTAAASKPQPGCQN from the coding sequence GTGAGGAGGCGCGCCCTGATCGGGCTCGGGTTGCTCGCCGCCGCGCTGGGGGCCGCCGCGGCCGCGCTGGCGCAGACGGGGCCACCTCCGCCGGCGACGCCGCCCCGGTCCGTCGAGGACCGGAATCAACCCGTGACCGTCGACGCCGACAGGATGGAGCGCTTCGGCAAGGAGAGCCTCGTCATCTTCATCGGAAACGTCGTGGCGCGCCAGAACAACTCCGTGCAGTACGCCGACCGCATGGAGGTCTATCTCGACGAGAAGGGCGACCGGATCTTGCGCACCGTATCAAGCGGGAACGTGCGCATCGTCACCAAGGACTGCCGGACGGGCACGGCCAAGCGCGCGGAGTACTTCGACCTCGAGCAGCGCATGGTGTTGATCGGCAACGCCCGCGTCTGGCAAGAGGACAACGTGGTGAGCGGCGACACGATCACCATCTTCCTCTCCCAGGACCGCAGCATCGTCCAAGGGGGACGCCAGGAGCGGGTCAAGGCGGTCTTCTACCAGAAGGAGCAGGCCAAGCCGGCCGACTCGACCACGACCGCGGCGGCGTCGAAACCCCAGCCGGGCTGCCAGAACTGA